In Carya illinoinensis cultivar Pawnee chromosome 16, C.illinoinensisPawnee_v1, whole genome shotgun sequence, a single window of DNA contains:
- the LOC122299048 gene encoding serine/threonine-protein kinase prpf4B-like isoform X2, with amino-acid sequence MASESHDSRRKHRRSSSSEDDAERSSKRHKHHHHHRHRHRSKKRDAEDIIAAPPPPVAIRNSRADDDVEEGEILEDEGFDFGGGEHEIAERKPQSDDESREIVAVGVTAPSDQQNSGSAEHGSYDAEARIHEGEILGKKGRSLKTLREDKSKDDFLRNSNLDKEDRAYSQSGVDTDIENEVAFPRTLNVEPQNELAYRVTSEGYGNGDLGFKAIKDKKMWQSESWPPSKGSGKEKTHYDDEKVEVYGSKLSNQGKSSSQSTGDTRSRSRSIDHARGRSRSRSIREEEAHSKKQHYYGRDASLYADRSKFMYDSDDERIVQLSKDGRHYRRDVEREHITGSNKYIGEERLQSQSTRERERSKDREMARELRKEKERNRGVEMDKAQRREKERERSRERDRKRGMERYRSKEREVAKDRQDMERDKIKDNQVDRDGERDKERGRSRASERERDRDREREREKDRDKVWRERDNEREKWNDRNRNRDRGIMIDREKYEYLVDGDRHKNSRYSRYDGKDYHHDRTRKTDSAKVPSSRSELLEGNREKLQRDDDEQGDYEEGTTLQFAEQEEEDLNRIKEESRRRRQAILEKYKSQQLQQPNQPRSEDTEKDKEPAHDSDQSIAANDVITDAGDGRSDGFDIYVAEPSFSVGKSPPQNGHADLEKTSSAGGLGEGSPKSERSGDKFCDDIFGETPTGVRRLDKVDGLRFERSGLNDNWDDAEGYYGYRFGEILDGRYEVTAAHGKGVFSTVVRAKNLKAGNGEPEEVAIKIIRSNDTMYKAGMEELVILKKLVGADPDDKRHCVRFISSFKYRNHLCLVFESLHMNLREVLKKFGRNIGLKLTAVRAYAKQLFIALKHLRNCGVLHCDIKPDNMLVNEAKNVLKLCDFGNAMFAGKNEITPYLVSRFYRAPEIILGMPYDHPLDIWSVGCCLYEIYTGKVLFPGATNNDMLRLHMELKGPFPKKMLRKGAFIDQHFDQDLSFHATEEDPVTKKAIKRMILNIKPKDISSIITGSPGEDPKMLANFKDLLEKIFVLDPDKRMTVSQALSHPFITGK; translated from the exons ATGGCCAGCGAATCCCATGACTCGCGTCGGAAGCACCGGCGGTCGTCATCGTCAGAAGATGATGCCGAGAGGTCCTCCAAGCGCCACAAGCACCATCATCACCACCGTCACCGCCACCGCAGCAAGAAACGCGACGCTGAGGATATCATTGCCGCTCCTCCTCCACCAGTGGCTATTAGGAATTCTCGGGCTGATGACGATGTGGAGGAGGGCGAGATTCTCGAAGATGAGGGCTTCGATTTCGGTGGTGGCGAGCACGAGATTGCGGAAAGGAAACCTCAGTCGGACGATGAGTCTAGGGAAATCGTGGCCGTTGGTGTTACTGCTCCATCTGATCAGCAAAATTCG GGAAGTGCTGAGCATGGCTCGTATGATGCTGAAGCAAGGATACACGAGGGAGAGATTCTAGGGAAAAAAGGTAGGAGTCTGAAGACATTGCGAGAGGATAAGAGTAAGGATGATTTTTTGAGGAATTCAAATTTAGATAAGGAAGACAGAGCTTATAGCCAGAGTGGGGTTGATACTGACATTGAAAATGAGGTTGCTTTTCCAAGGACTTTAAATGTTGAGCCCCAAAATGAATTGGCTTATAGAGTTACCTCAGAGGGTTATGGCAATGGGGATTTGGGTTTCAAAGCaatcaaagacaaaaaaatgtgGCAGAGTGAATCTTGGCCCCCTTCTAAAGGAAGTGGCAAGGAAAAGACACATTATGATGATGAGAAGGTTGAGGTTTATGGAAGTAAGTTAAGCAACCAGGGAAAGTCGTCCTCTCAAAGCACAGGGGACACTAGGAGTAGATCTAGGTCAATCGATCATGCTAGAGGGAGATCACGTTCACGTAGCATAAGAGAAGAGGAGGCCCATTCAAAAAAGCAACATTATTATGGTCGTGATGCCTCATTGTATGCCGATAGAAGCAAGTTTATGTATGACTCCGATGATGAAAGAATAGTTCAACTGAGTAAGGATGGACGGCATTATCGTAGAGATGTGGAAAGGGAACACATTACTGGTTCCAACAAGTATATTGGAGAGGAAAGGCTTCAAAGTCAGAGTAcacgggagagagagaggagcaaGGATAGGGAGATGGCTAGGGAGttaaggaaggaaaaagaaagaaacagggGTGTTGAGATGGACAAGGCTCAAAGAAGGGAGAAAGAACGAGAAAGGAGCAGGGAGAGGGACAGGAAAAGGGGGATGGAACGATATAGAAGCAAGGAAAGGGAGGTGGCCAAGGATAGACAGGATATGGAAAGAGATAAGATCAAGGACAATCAGGTGGATAGAGATGGTGAAAGGGACAAGGAAAGAGGTAGGAGCAGAGCtagtgaaagagagagagatagggaCAGGGAAAGGGAAAGGGAGAAAGATAGGGACAAAGTTTGGAGGGAGAGGGACAACGAGAGGGAGAAGTGGAATGATAGAAATAGGAATAGAGATAGGGGCATAATGATTGATAGGGAAAAGTATGAATATCTTGTGGATGGAGATAGACATAAGAATTCTAGATACTCGAGATATGATGGAAAAGATTACCACCACGACAGAACACGAAAAACTGATTCAGCAAAAGTTCCTAGTTCTAGGAGTGAGTTGTTGGAAGGAAATAGAGAGAAACTccaaag GGATGATGATGAACAGGGAGACTACGAAGAAGGGACTACATTGCAGTTTGCCGAGCAGGAAGAGGAAGATCTCAACAGAATCAAGGAGGAGAGTAGAAGGCGAAGGCAAGCcatattagaaaaatataagagTCAGCAATTACAGCAACCAAATCAGCCTCGATCAGAAGATACAGAGAAAG ATAAGGAGCCTGCACATGATTCTGATCAATCCATAGCAGCTAATGATGTCATTACTGACGCTGGTGATGGTAGAAGTGATGGTTTTGATATCTACGTTGCTGAACCATCATTTTCTGTGGGGAAATCACCTCCACAAAATGGACATGCTGATTTGGAGAAGACTTCCAGTGCTGGGGGGCTTGGGGAGGGTAGTCCAAAG AGTGAGAGGTCAGGTGACAAGTTTTGTGATGATATTTTTGGTGAGACACCAACAGGAGTTCGCAGATTG GACAAAGTAGATGGATTACGCTTTGAAAGGAGTGGTCTTAATGACAACTGGGATGATGCAGAGGGTTATTATG GCTACCGGTTTGGTGAAATACTCGATGGACGATATGAAGTTACTGCTGCTCATGGGAAAGGTGTATTTTCTACCGTAGTTCGTGCAAAGAATCTTAAAGCTGGTAATGGTGAACCGGAGGAAGTGGCTATAAAAATTATACGAAGTAATGACACAAT GTACAAGGCCGGTATGGAGGAGCTGGTCATATTAAAGAAACTAGTAGGTGCAGATCCAGATGACAAGCGCCACTGCGTTCGATTTATTTCGAGTTTCAAGTACCGCAATCATCTTTGTTTAGTTTTTGAATCTCTTCATATGAATCTGCGTGAGGTTTTAAAGAAGTTTGGACGGAATATTGGCCTCAAGTTAACTGCTGTGAGAGCATATGCAAAGCAACTTTTTATTGCCCTGAAGCATCTTAGAAATTGTGGTGTTCTTCATTGCGATATAAAGCCAGATAACATGCTG GTAAATGAGGCAAAAAATGTGCTGAAGCTCTGTGACTTTGGCAATGCCATGTTTGCTGGTAAAAATGAAATTACGCCATACCTTGTAAGCCGCTTTTATCGCGCCCCTGAAATAA TTCTTGGCATGCCTTATGATCATCCATTGGATATTTGGTCTGTGGGGTGCTGTTTGTACGAGATTTATACGGGAAAGGTTCTTTTTCCAGGTGCTACAAACAATGACATGTTACGCCTTCACATGGAATTAAAGGGCCCTTTCCCAAAGAAGATGCTCCGCAAG GGGGCATTTATTGATCAGCATTTTGATCAGGACCTGAGTTTTCATGCTACAGAAGAGGACCCTGTCACGAAAAAG GCTATAAAGCGGATGATTCTCAACATAAAGCCAAAAGATATCTCTTCAATCATTACAGGCTCTCCTGGGGAGGATCCAAAGATGTTAGCCAATTTTAAAGATCTTCTAGAAAAAATTTTTGTGTTAGATCCTGACAAGAGGATGACAGTGTCACAAGCATTGTCCCATCCATTCATCACGGGCAAGTGA
- the LOC122299048 gene encoding serine/threonine-protein kinase prpf4B-like isoform X1, whose product MASESHDSRRKHRRSSSSEDDAERSSKRHKHHHHHRHRHRSKKRDAEDIIAAPPPPVAIRNSRADDDVEEGEILEDEGFDFGGGEHEIAERKPQSDDESREIVAVGVTAPSDQQNSGSAEHGSYDAEARIHEGEILGKKGRSLKTLREDKSKDDFLRNSNLDKEDRAYSQSGVDTDIENEVAFPRTLNVEPQNELAYRVTSEGYGNGDLGFKAIKDKKMWQSESWPPSKGSGKEKTHYDDEKVEVYGSKLSNQGKSSSQSTGDTRSRSRSIDHARGRSRSRSIREEEAHSKKQHYYGRDASLYADRSKFMYDSDDERIVQLSKDGRHYRRDVEREHITGSNKYIGEERLQSQSTRERERSKDREMARELRKEKERNRGVEMDKAQRREKERERSRERDRKRGMERYRSKEREVAKDRQDMERDKIKDNQVDRDGERDKERGRSRASERERDRDREREREKDRDKVWRERDNEREKWNDRNRNRDRGIMIDREKYEYLVDGDRHKNSRYSRYDGKDYHHDRTRKTDSAKVPSSRSELLEGNREKLQRDDDEQGDYEEGTTLQFAEQEEEDLNRIKEESRRRRQAILEKYKSQQLQQPNQPRSEDTEKDKEPAHDSDQSIAANDVITDAGDGRSDGFDIYVAEPSFSVGKSPPQNGHADLEKTSSAGGLGEGSPKSERSGDKFCDDIFGETPTGVRRLDKVDGLRFERSGLNDNWDDAEGYYGYRFGEILDGRYEVTAAHGKGVFSTVVRAKNLKAGNGEPEEVAIKIIRSNDTMYKAGMEELVILKKLVGADPDDKRHCVRFISSFKYRNHLCLVFESLHMNLREVLKKFGRNIGLKLTAVRAYAKQLFIALKHLRNCGVLHCDIKPDNMLVNEAKNVLKLCDFGNAMFAGKNEITPYLVSRFYRAPEIILGMPYDHPLDIWSVGCCLYEIYTGKVLFPGATNNDMLRLHMELKGPFPKKMLRKGAFIDQHFDQDLSFHATEEDPVTKKAIKRMILNIKPKDISSIITGSPGEDPKMLANFKDLLEKIFVLDPDKRMTVSQALSHPFITVPNYWALSVFSMMAQELSTRFCR is encoded by the exons ATGGCCAGCGAATCCCATGACTCGCGTCGGAAGCACCGGCGGTCGTCATCGTCAGAAGATGATGCCGAGAGGTCCTCCAAGCGCCACAAGCACCATCATCACCACCGTCACCGCCACCGCAGCAAGAAACGCGACGCTGAGGATATCATTGCCGCTCCTCCTCCACCAGTGGCTATTAGGAATTCTCGGGCTGATGACGATGTGGAGGAGGGCGAGATTCTCGAAGATGAGGGCTTCGATTTCGGTGGTGGCGAGCACGAGATTGCGGAAAGGAAACCTCAGTCGGACGATGAGTCTAGGGAAATCGTGGCCGTTGGTGTTACTGCTCCATCTGATCAGCAAAATTCG GGAAGTGCTGAGCATGGCTCGTATGATGCTGAAGCAAGGATACACGAGGGAGAGATTCTAGGGAAAAAAGGTAGGAGTCTGAAGACATTGCGAGAGGATAAGAGTAAGGATGATTTTTTGAGGAATTCAAATTTAGATAAGGAAGACAGAGCTTATAGCCAGAGTGGGGTTGATACTGACATTGAAAATGAGGTTGCTTTTCCAAGGACTTTAAATGTTGAGCCCCAAAATGAATTGGCTTATAGAGTTACCTCAGAGGGTTATGGCAATGGGGATTTGGGTTTCAAAGCaatcaaagacaaaaaaatgtgGCAGAGTGAATCTTGGCCCCCTTCTAAAGGAAGTGGCAAGGAAAAGACACATTATGATGATGAGAAGGTTGAGGTTTATGGAAGTAAGTTAAGCAACCAGGGAAAGTCGTCCTCTCAAAGCACAGGGGACACTAGGAGTAGATCTAGGTCAATCGATCATGCTAGAGGGAGATCACGTTCACGTAGCATAAGAGAAGAGGAGGCCCATTCAAAAAAGCAACATTATTATGGTCGTGATGCCTCATTGTATGCCGATAGAAGCAAGTTTATGTATGACTCCGATGATGAAAGAATAGTTCAACTGAGTAAGGATGGACGGCATTATCGTAGAGATGTGGAAAGGGAACACATTACTGGTTCCAACAAGTATATTGGAGAGGAAAGGCTTCAAAGTCAGAGTAcacgggagagagagaggagcaaGGATAGGGAGATGGCTAGGGAGttaaggaaggaaaaagaaagaaacagggGTGTTGAGATGGACAAGGCTCAAAGAAGGGAGAAAGAACGAGAAAGGAGCAGGGAGAGGGACAGGAAAAGGGGGATGGAACGATATAGAAGCAAGGAAAGGGAGGTGGCCAAGGATAGACAGGATATGGAAAGAGATAAGATCAAGGACAATCAGGTGGATAGAGATGGTGAAAGGGACAAGGAAAGAGGTAGGAGCAGAGCtagtgaaagagagagagatagggaCAGGGAAAGGGAAAGGGAGAAAGATAGGGACAAAGTTTGGAGGGAGAGGGACAACGAGAGGGAGAAGTGGAATGATAGAAATAGGAATAGAGATAGGGGCATAATGATTGATAGGGAAAAGTATGAATATCTTGTGGATGGAGATAGACATAAGAATTCTAGATACTCGAGATATGATGGAAAAGATTACCACCACGACAGAACACGAAAAACTGATTCAGCAAAAGTTCCTAGTTCTAGGAGTGAGTTGTTGGAAGGAAATAGAGAGAAACTccaaag GGATGATGATGAACAGGGAGACTACGAAGAAGGGACTACATTGCAGTTTGCCGAGCAGGAAGAGGAAGATCTCAACAGAATCAAGGAGGAGAGTAGAAGGCGAAGGCAAGCcatattagaaaaatataagagTCAGCAATTACAGCAACCAAATCAGCCTCGATCAGAAGATACAGAGAAAG ATAAGGAGCCTGCACATGATTCTGATCAATCCATAGCAGCTAATGATGTCATTACTGACGCTGGTGATGGTAGAAGTGATGGTTTTGATATCTACGTTGCTGAACCATCATTTTCTGTGGGGAAATCACCTCCACAAAATGGACATGCTGATTTGGAGAAGACTTCCAGTGCTGGGGGGCTTGGGGAGGGTAGTCCAAAG AGTGAGAGGTCAGGTGACAAGTTTTGTGATGATATTTTTGGTGAGACACCAACAGGAGTTCGCAGATTG GACAAAGTAGATGGATTACGCTTTGAAAGGAGTGGTCTTAATGACAACTGGGATGATGCAGAGGGTTATTATG GCTACCGGTTTGGTGAAATACTCGATGGACGATATGAAGTTACTGCTGCTCATGGGAAAGGTGTATTTTCTACCGTAGTTCGTGCAAAGAATCTTAAAGCTGGTAATGGTGAACCGGAGGAAGTGGCTATAAAAATTATACGAAGTAATGACACAAT GTACAAGGCCGGTATGGAGGAGCTGGTCATATTAAAGAAACTAGTAGGTGCAGATCCAGATGACAAGCGCCACTGCGTTCGATTTATTTCGAGTTTCAAGTACCGCAATCATCTTTGTTTAGTTTTTGAATCTCTTCATATGAATCTGCGTGAGGTTTTAAAGAAGTTTGGACGGAATATTGGCCTCAAGTTAACTGCTGTGAGAGCATATGCAAAGCAACTTTTTATTGCCCTGAAGCATCTTAGAAATTGTGGTGTTCTTCATTGCGATATAAAGCCAGATAACATGCTG GTAAATGAGGCAAAAAATGTGCTGAAGCTCTGTGACTTTGGCAATGCCATGTTTGCTGGTAAAAATGAAATTACGCCATACCTTGTAAGCCGCTTTTATCGCGCCCCTGAAATAA TTCTTGGCATGCCTTATGATCATCCATTGGATATTTGGTCTGTGGGGTGCTGTTTGTACGAGATTTATACGGGAAAGGTTCTTTTTCCAGGTGCTACAAACAATGACATGTTACGCCTTCACATGGAATTAAAGGGCCCTTTCCCAAAGAAGATGCTCCGCAAG GGGGCATTTATTGATCAGCATTTTGATCAGGACCTGAGTTTTCATGCTACAGAAGAGGACCCTGTCACGAAAAAG GCTATAAAGCGGATGATTCTCAACATAAAGCCAAAAGATATCTCTTCAATCATTACAGGCTCTCCTGGGGAGGATCCAAAGATGTTAGCCAATTTTAAAGATCTTCTAGAAAAAATTTTTGTGTTAGATCCTGACAAGAGGATGACAGTGTCACAAGCATTGTCCCATCCATTCATCACGG TTCCTAATTACTGGGCATTATCTGTCTTCTCTATGATGGCCCAAGAACTTTCAACACGGTTTTGCCGTTGA